A single Paraburkholderia sp. D15 DNA region contains:
- a CDS encoding thiamine pyrophosphate-dependent enzyme, whose amino-acid sequence MKQQTTLLNRRLAVKRILRDRKQDVLAVTSLGNPTFDVAAAGDTPQNFYLWGAMGGAVTFGLGIALAQPQKRVIVFVGDGEMMMGLGSLATVGVDRPANLSIVVIDNEHYAETGMQLAHAGRGVDITAIARAAGFEHAQTIHSESELEDYAEVLLKQSGPVLATIKVGTAPEPTALPPRDGPYLRSRFREALLGVNAHASQ is encoded by the coding sequence ATGAAACAACAGACGACGCTACTGAACCGCCGGCTGGCAGTGAAGCGTATTCTGCGCGATCGAAAGCAGGACGTGCTTGCCGTCACGAGTCTCGGCAATCCGACTTTCGATGTGGCAGCCGCCGGCGACACGCCGCAGAACTTCTATCTGTGGGGCGCCATGGGCGGTGCGGTGACGTTCGGGCTCGGCATCGCGCTGGCCCAGCCGCAGAAACGCGTGATCGTGTTCGTCGGCGATGGCGAAATGATGATGGGCCTCGGCTCGCTCGCCACGGTCGGCGTCGATCGGCCGGCCAATCTCTCGATCGTGGTGATCGACAACGAGCACTATGCGGAAACCGGCATGCAGCTCGCGCACGCGGGCCGCGGCGTCGACATCACCGCGATCGCACGTGCCGCCGGCTTCGAACACGCGCAGACCATCCATAGCGAAAGCGAGCTTGAAGATTACGCGGAGGTCCTGCTGAAACAGAGCGGGCCCGTGCTCGCCACGATCAAGGTAGGTACCGCGCCTGAACCCACGGCGCTGCCCCCGCGCGATGGCCCGTACTTGCGTAGCCGTTTCCGGGAAGCCTTGCTCGGCGTGAATGCGCACGCCAGCCAGTAA
- a CDS encoding MaoC family dehydratase N-terminal domain-containing protein, whose amino-acid sequence MAAELNHLRAWIGRTRTERELVSPRLASQLAATLDHESFPEEGAALPPLWHWALFPSIAAQAQLGADGHPQRGGFLPPVTLPRRMWAGSKLQFERPLTIGSVVTRTSHIVDVAEKEGRSGKLVFIRIRHQLEDDDGPLLSEEQDVVYKEAAASAYQHATSPLAPDRFTWSRTITPDPTLLFRYSADTFNGHRIHYDRTYAREREGYPALVVHGPLIATLLLDLLQRSLPDATIASFSFKAVNPLFDDAAFHVRAEPVANSNDIKLWAVNTAGVLCVDANATLSAPAASHKAK is encoded by the coding sequence ATGGCCGCCGAACTCAATCATCTCCGCGCCTGGATCGGTCGCACTCGCACAGAGCGCGAACTCGTCTCGCCGCGTCTGGCCAGTCAACTGGCGGCCACGCTCGATCACGAATCCTTTCCCGAAGAGGGCGCCGCGTTGCCGCCGCTCTGGCATTGGGCGCTCTTTCCCTCTATCGCGGCGCAGGCACAGCTCGGCGCGGACGGACATCCTCAACGCGGCGGCTTCCTGCCGCCGGTCACTCTCCCTCGCCGGATGTGGGCGGGCAGCAAGCTCCAGTTCGAGCGGCCGCTCACCATCGGCAGCGTCGTCACCCGAACCTCGCACATCGTCGATGTCGCGGAAAAAGAAGGCCGCAGCGGCAAGCTAGTCTTCATCCGCATCCGCCATCAGCTGGAAGACGATGACGGCCCGCTGCTCTCGGAAGAGCAGGACGTGGTGTACAAGGAGGCCGCCGCCAGCGCCTATCAGCACGCGACCAGCCCGCTCGCGCCTGACCGGTTCACGTGGAGTCGCACGATCACGCCCGACCCCACCCTGCTGTTCCGCTATTCGGCCGACACCTTCAACGGCCACCGCATTCACTACGATCGTACCTACGCCCGCGAGCGGGAAGGCTATCCCGCTCTCGTCGTGCATGGCCCGCTGATCGCCACGCTGCTGCTCGATCTGCTGCAGCGCAGCCTGCCCGACGCAACGATCGCGAGCTTTTCGTTCAAGGCCGTGAATCCGCTATTCGACGACGCCGCATTTCACGTGCGCGCCGAACCCGTTGCCAATTCGAACGACATCAAGCTATGGGCCGTCAATACCGCCGGCGTCCTGTGCGTCGATGCGAATGCCACGCTCTCGGCACCCGCTGCCAGTCACAAAGCAAAGTAG
- a CDS encoding LysR substrate-binding domain-containing protein has product MAMHFDLVDFRLITCIAETDSLTRGAERFHMSVPAASTRIKNLEESLGTKLLYRTSQGVTLTPPGQAFLHHARLVLSQLEQLRGDMQEYARGVKGHVRIFANTTATTEFLPNDLRDFLASHPDVNVQLRERLSHDVVRAVSEGTADIGIVAGNVRPESLQLLPYRSDRLVLAVSATHPLADQQSILFNDVAEYDFVGMPEASAIHMFLDRVAGDLHKKLQVRIEVGNFEALCRMIEANVGIGVLPHSSAIRYARTMGVRIVDIADEWSTRNLLICVRNLDLLPSFARELIDLLTQKCNDGPAASPTVDPT; this is encoded by the coding sequence ATGGCCATGCATTTCGATCTGGTAGATTTCCGGCTGATTACCTGCATCGCGGAAACGGACAGCCTGACTCGAGGTGCGGAACGCTTTCACATGTCAGTGCCCGCGGCGAGCACACGCATCAAGAATCTCGAGGAAAGTCTCGGCACCAAGCTGCTTTATCGCACCAGCCAAGGCGTGACATTGACGCCGCCTGGGCAGGCATTCCTGCATCACGCGCGACTCGTTCTTTCGCAACTGGAACAATTGCGCGGCGACATGCAGGAGTACGCGCGAGGGGTGAAGGGACACGTCCGGATATTCGCCAATACGACCGCGACCACCGAGTTCCTGCCGAACGACCTGCGCGACTTTCTCGCGAGCCATCCCGATGTCAATGTGCAGTTGCGCGAGCGGCTGAGTCACGACGTCGTGCGCGCGGTCAGCGAGGGAACGGCGGATATCGGCATCGTCGCCGGCAACGTCCGGCCGGAATCGCTGCAACTGCTGCCCTATCGTTCGGACCGGCTCGTTCTCGCGGTCTCCGCTACCCATCCGCTCGCTGACCAGCAGTCCATCCTGTTCAACGATGTCGCCGAGTACGATTTCGTCGGCATGCCCGAGGCGAGCGCGATCCATATGTTCCTGGACCGCGTCGCCGGCGACCTGCACAAGAAGCTGCAGGTGAGAATCGAGGTCGGCAATTTCGAAGCGCTGTGCCGGATGATCGAGGCCAACGTGGGCATCGGCGTATTGCCGCACTCGTCGGCCATCCGCTACGCCAGGACAATGGGCGTTCGTATCGTCGATATCGCCGACGAATGGTCGACGCGCAATCTGCTGATCTGCGTGCGCAATCTCGATCTGCTCCCCAGTTTCGCTCGTGAACTCATCGACCTGCTCACGCAGAAATGCAACGACGGGCCCGCCGCTAGCCCCACCGTCGATCCCACATGA
- a CDS encoding aldehyde dehydrogenase, whose amino-acid sequence MQRFEMFIDGESCPSASGEWFETENPYTGEPWAEVAKGNALDVDRAVQSAHAAFSSGPWSQMTASQRGMLLHRVGDLIARDARRLADLEVRDNGKLIAEMYGQCQYIPQWYYYFGGLADKIQGAVIPLDKKGYFNFTRNEPLGVVAAITPWNSPLLLATWKIAPALAAGCTVVIKPSEFTSVSTIEFAKLFIEAGFPPGVVNVVTGFGKDVGSPLVDHPLVKKITFTGADSTGRAINEAAARQFKHVSLELGGKSPNIVFDDADLDDAVNGAVSGIFAATGQTCIAGSRLLLQENIYDTFVERLLAIARTAKMGDPTDMATQVGPVTTRPQYQKVLSYIDTARQDGATLLLGGKPGSEPACGNGWFVEPTIFGDVNNRMRIAQEEVFGPILSIIRFKDEDEAVEIANDVRFGLGSGIWTSDIGRSIRVAERIQAGMVWVNSYRAVSYMSPFGGYKDSGLGRENGIDAIREYLQTKSVWINTGVKTANPFVMR is encoded by the coding sequence ATGCAACGATTCGAGATGTTTATCGACGGTGAGTCCTGCCCGTCCGCGTCCGGAGAATGGTTCGAAACCGAGAACCCCTACACGGGCGAACCGTGGGCCGAAGTCGCGAAGGGCAATGCGCTCGATGTCGATCGCGCCGTGCAGTCCGCGCATGCGGCATTCAGTTCCGGCCCGTGGTCGCAGATGACAGCGAGCCAGCGCGGCATGCTCCTGCATCGGGTAGGCGACCTGATCGCACGCGACGCGCGCCGCCTCGCCGATCTCGAGGTCCGCGACAACGGCAAGCTGATCGCGGAGATGTACGGTCAGTGCCAATACATTCCACAGTGGTATTACTACTTTGGCGGCCTCGCGGACAAGATTCAGGGCGCCGTGATTCCGCTCGACAAGAAGGGCTATTTCAATTTCACGCGCAATGAACCGCTGGGTGTCGTCGCGGCCATTACGCCCTGGAATTCGCCGCTTCTTCTCGCCACCTGGAAAATCGCGCCGGCACTCGCCGCCGGGTGTACCGTCGTCATCAAGCCTTCGGAGTTCACCTCGGTCTCCACGATCGAATTCGCGAAGCTTTTCATCGAAGCGGGTTTTCCTCCCGGCGTGGTCAACGTCGTGACCGGCTTCGGCAAGGATGTCGGTTCGCCACTCGTCGACCATCCGCTCGTCAAGAAAATCACCTTCACGGGTGCGGACTCGACAGGCCGCGCGATCAACGAAGCGGCCGCACGCCAGTTCAAGCACGTGAGCCTCGAACTCGGCGGCAAGTCGCCTAACATCGTGTTCGACGACGCCGATCTCGACGATGCGGTGAACGGCGCGGTGTCCGGTATTTTTGCGGCGACGGGGCAAACGTGTATCGCGGGCTCGCGGCTTCTGCTTCAGGAGAACATCTACGACACGTTCGTCGAGCGTCTGCTTGCGATCGCGCGCACGGCAAAGATGGGCGACCCGACCGACATGGCGACTCAGGTTGGGCCGGTCACCACGCGCCCGCAGTATCAGAAGGTGCTCTCCTATATCGACACCGCCCGGCAGGACGGCGCGACCCTGCTGCTCGGCGGCAAGCCGGGCAGCGAGCCCGCCTGCGGCAACGGCTGGTTCGTCGAGCCGACCATTTTCGGCGACGTGAACAACCGGATGCGTATCGCGCAGGAAGAGGTATTCGGTCCGATCCTGTCGATCATCCGTTTCAAAGACGAAGACGAAGCGGTGGAAATTGCCAACGATGTGCGGTTCGGTCTCGGCTCGGGGATATGGACCAGCGACATTGGCCGCTCGATCCGGGTCGCCGAGCGTATTCAGGCGGGTATGGTGTGGGTGAATAGCTACCGCGCCGTGAGCTATATGTCGCCATTCGGCGGCTATAAGGACTCAGGACTCGGACGCGAAAACGGAATCGACGCCATCCGCGAGTACCTGCAAACGAAGAGTGTCTGGATCAATACGGGCGTGAAGACCGCGAACCCGTTCGTCATGCGTTGA
- a CDS encoding MmgE/PrpD family protein translates to MSQTKTLASFVSRLTFDQIPQPVVERTEELFLDWFGSALAGRGARPVESIERLAKQFGPQTGACEILISRRRTSPLFAALVNGAASHFAEQDDLHNSSVLHPATVVFPAAWAAAQALGRSGKEFIAASVAGYEAGIRVGEFLGRSHYRIFHTTGTVGTIAAAAAVGNLLQLDENQMLNAFGSAGTQAAGLWEFLRDAADSKQLHTAKAAANGLIAAWLAADGFTGAQDILAGSKGMGAGMSTQTFPEKLVDGLGTRWALSETSFKFHASCRHTHPAADALLEVMQREKLVPEDIETIVTHVHQAAIDVLGPVTDPRTVHQAKFSMGTVLAIVAHHAHAGVREFDAHYDQSAILSFASKVSMKLDEEVDTAYPNRWIGKVTVQTRDGRTFSGRVDEPKGDPGNTLSRAELEHKALVLGSYGGAASEDEIRRAIRSIWSMTDAPIVPVLLPSQGTESNHD, encoded by the coding sequence ATGAGTCAAACGAAAACGCTTGCCAGCTTCGTGTCGCGACTGACCTTCGATCAGATTCCGCAACCGGTTGTCGAACGCACGGAGGAACTGTTTCTCGACTGGTTCGGCTCGGCGCTCGCGGGGCGCGGCGCCCGGCCCGTCGAAAGTATCGAGCGTCTGGCGAAACAGTTCGGTCCGCAAACCGGCGCATGCGAGATCCTGATCTCGCGCCGTCGAACCAGCCCCCTCTTCGCCGCGCTGGTGAATGGCGCGGCGTCGCATTTCGCCGAACAGGACGACCTTCACAACAGTTCCGTGCTGCATCCGGCGACCGTCGTGTTTCCCGCTGCCTGGGCGGCAGCGCAGGCGCTCGGGCGAAGCGGCAAGGAGTTCATCGCGGCCTCCGTGGCCGGTTACGAAGCTGGCATTCGCGTCGGAGAGTTTCTCGGCCGCTCGCACTACCGGATCTTTCATACCACGGGCACAGTCGGCACCATCGCCGCGGCGGCCGCGGTCGGCAATCTGTTGCAGCTCGACGAAAACCAGATGCTGAATGCCTTCGGTTCAGCGGGCACGCAGGCAGCGGGGCTATGGGAATTTCTTCGCGACGCAGCCGATTCGAAACAACTGCACACCGCCAAGGCGGCGGCTAACGGTCTGATCGCAGCGTGGCTCGCCGCCGACGGATTCACCGGCGCGCAGGACATTCTCGCGGGCAGCAAAGGCATGGGCGCCGGCATGTCCACGCAGACATTTCCGGAAAAGCTCGTCGACGGACTTGGAACGCGATGGGCACTGTCCGAGACCTCCTTCAAGTTTCACGCTTCCTGCCGGCATACGCACCCTGCCGCCGACGCACTCCTCGAGGTCATGCAACGCGAAAAGCTGGTGCCCGAGGATATCGAAACGATCGTCACGCACGTGCATCAAGCGGCAATCGACGTGCTGGGGCCGGTGACCGATCCCCGCACCGTTCATCAGGCGAAATTCTCGATGGGCACTGTGCTCGCGATCGTCGCGCATCATGCGCATGCCGGCGTGCGTGAATTCGACGCCCATTACGATCAGTCGGCCATCCTGTCGTTCGCCTCGAAAGTGTCGATGAAGCTGGACGAGGAAGTCGACACGGCCTATCCGAACCGCTGGATCGGCAAGGTCACCGTGCAGACCCGCGACGGCCGTACTTTTTCGGGGCGCGTCGACGAACCGAAAGGCGATCCGGGCAACACGCTCTCGCGCGCCGAACTCGAACACAAGGCGCTGGTACTCGGCAGCTATGGCGGCGCCGCCAGCGAAGACGAAATCCGCCGCGCAATTCGATCCATCTGGTCGATGACGGATGCACCGATCGTACCGGTTTTGCTTCCCTCTCAAGGCACGGAGTCCAATCATGACTGA
- a CDS encoding acyl-CoA dehydrogenase family protein, with protein MLASPDQYQDIREAIRDLCSNFPAEYFRKIDDARGYPEAFVDALTQAGWLAALIPQEYGGSGLGLTEASVIMEEINRNGGNSGACHGQMYNMGTLLRHGSAEQKARYLPDIAAGKLRLQSMGVTEPTTGTDTTRLKTTAVRKGDRYVVNGQKVWISRVQHSDLMILLARTTPIDQVAKKSEGMSIFLVDLHQAIGHGMTVRPIPNMVNHETNELFFDNLEIPVENLIGEEGKGFKYILDGLNAERTLIAAECIGDGYWFIDKVTNYAKERVVFGRPIGQNQGVQFPIARALVNVEAASLMRYKACELFDAGKPAGAQANMAKLLAADASWEAANACLQFHGGFGFANEYDVERKFRETRLYQVAPISTNLILSYVAEHLLGLPRSF; from the coding sequence GTGTTAGCTTCCCCCGACCAGTATCAGGATATCCGCGAAGCCATTCGCGATCTGTGTTCGAACTTTCCCGCCGAGTACTTCCGCAAGATCGACGACGCGCGTGGCTACCCCGAAGCGTTCGTCGATGCCCTCACGCAGGCCGGCTGGCTCGCCGCCTTGATCCCGCAGGAATATGGCGGCTCGGGCCTCGGCCTGACCGAGGCCTCGGTGATCATGGAGGAAATCAACCGGAATGGCGGCAATTCTGGAGCCTGTCATGGCCAGATGTACAACATGGGTACGTTGTTGAGGCACGGCTCGGCGGAACAGAAAGCACGGTATCTGCCGGATATCGCGGCGGGCAAGCTCAGGCTGCAGTCCATGGGTGTGACCGAGCCGACGACCGGTACGGACACGACCCGGCTCAAGACGACGGCCGTGCGCAAGGGCGATCGCTACGTCGTGAATGGGCAGAAGGTCTGGATCTCACGTGTTCAGCATTCCGATTTGATGATCCTGCTCGCGCGCACCACGCCTATCGACCAGGTCGCGAAGAAATCGGAAGGGATGTCGATCTTTCTCGTCGATCTGCACCAGGCGATCGGCCACGGCATGACCGTGCGTCCCATTCCGAACATGGTCAATCACGAGACCAACGAACTCTTCTTCGACAACCTCGAGATACCCGTCGAAAACCTGATCGGCGAGGAAGGCAAGGGCTTCAAATACATACTCGACGGCCTCAACGCGGAACGCACATTGATTGCCGCGGAATGCATCGGCGACGGTTACTGGTTCATCGACAAGGTGACGAACTACGCGAAGGAACGCGTGGTGTTCGGGCGTCCCATCGGGCAGAACCAGGGCGTTCAGTTTCCGATCGCGCGCGCGCTCGTCAACGTCGAAGCAGCCAGCTTGATGCGCTACAAGGCGTGCGAGCTGTTCGACGCCGGCAAGCCGGCAGGCGCTCAGGCAAACATGGCCAAGCTGCTTGCCGCCGACGCATCCTGGGAAGCCGCCAATGCCTGCCTGCAATTTCACGGTGGATTCGGCTTCGCGAACGAATACGACGTGGAGCGCAAGTTCCGCGAGACGCGTCTCTATCAGGTCGCGCCTATCTCGACCAATCTGATCCTGTCGTACGTTGCCGAGCATCTGCTTGGCCTGCCGCGTTCCTTTTGA
- a CDS encoding CoA ester lyase yields MTELAPRSYLFVPGNRPDRFAKAAASGVDVVVIDLEDAVPPAEKKIARAALAEWLASNDTSVAVRVNDVNSEWFRDDIALCRAPSVTAVMLPKTERIDDIFLCEFAGKPTDILPMIETAQGFRNIVAIAQHRLTTRLVFGNVDFQLDLGIDGDGEQLTYFRSHIVFASRIGNLAPPVDGVSTALDDIDQVTRDTVRSKRLGFGAKLCIHPRQVPAVNAAFAPTQTDIEWARKVVDAAAVTHGAAVAVDGRMVDRPIILKAREIIAEAQRRTPAGA; encoded by the coding sequence ATGACTGAACTCGCCCCCCGCTCTTACCTGTTCGTTCCGGGCAACCGGCCGGATCGTTTCGCGAAGGCCGCCGCATCCGGTGTCGACGTGGTCGTCATCGACCTGGAGGACGCCGTGCCGCCCGCCGAGAAAAAGATCGCGCGCGCCGCATTGGCGGAATGGCTGGCCTCGAACGATACGTCTGTCGCGGTTCGCGTGAATGACGTCAACAGCGAATGGTTTCGCGACGATATCGCACTGTGTCGGGCGCCGTCGGTGACAGCCGTGATGCTGCCCAAGACCGAACGTATCGACGACATCTTTCTGTGCGAATTCGCCGGCAAGCCTACCGATATCCTGCCCATGATCGAAACCGCGCAGGGCTTCCGCAATATCGTGGCGATTGCCCAGCACCGGCTGACCACGCGCCTCGTATTCGGCAATGTCGACTTTCAGCTGGATTTGGGAATCGACGGCGATGGCGAGCAATTGACCTACTTCCGCTCGCACATCGTTTTCGCGTCACGCATCGGCAATCTGGCGCCGCCGGTGGACGGCGTTTCGACCGCCCTCGACGACATCGACCAGGTCACGCGCGACACCGTCCGCTCCAAACGTCTGGGCTTCGGCGCCAAGCTCTGCATTCACCCCAGGCAGGTACCGGCCGTCAACGCGGCATTCGCTCCTACGCAAACCGATATCGAGTGGGCGCGCAAAGTCGTCGACGCGGCCGCCGTGACGCACGGCGCAGCGGTAGCGGTGGACGGACGCATGGTCGATCGGCCGATCATTCTGAAGGCGCGGGAAATTATCGCGGAAGCGCAACGACGCACGCCCGCCGGCGCCTGA
- a CDS encoding thiamine pyrophosphate-binding protein encodes MRHATDHASATIGPLSRAAGLRFHPLSESSLLTMSATWPETIFEHFKTASVRQVAYVPDAGHKRLIELCESDDGIHAVSLTTEEEGVAMMGGAWAGGQRGVLLLQSSGVGNCINMLSLQHECRMPIVMLVTMRGEWGEFNPWQVAMGKSTQDALESAGVYVYRADDADRVAETVQAAMNFAYNTSRMVAVLIGQRVIGTKNFQK; translated from the coding sequence TTGAGGCACGCTACCGATCATGCTAGCGCGACCATCGGTCCGTTATCTCGCGCAGCGGGACTCCGCTTTCATCCACTCTCCGAATCTAGTCTCCTCACTATGTCAGCTACCTGGCCGGAAACAATCTTCGAGCATTTCAAGACCGCCTCCGTGCGGCAAGTCGCGTATGTACCGGACGCCGGACACAAACGCCTGATCGAACTTTGCGAATCGGACGACGGAATCCACGCCGTCTCCCTGACGACCGAAGAAGAAGGCGTCGCCATGATGGGCGGCGCGTGGGCCGGCGGTCAGCGTGGCGTGCTGCTACTGCAATCGAGCGGCGTGGGTAATTGCATCAATATGCTCTCGCTGCAGCATGAATGCCGCATGCCGATCGTGATGCTCGTCACCATGCGCGGCGAGTGGGGCGAGTTCAATCCGTGGCAGGTCGCGATGGGCAAGTCGACGCAGGACGCTCTCGAATCGGCCGGTGTGTACGTCTATCGCGCCGACGACGCGGACCGGGTCGCCGAAACGGTACAGGCGGCAATGAACTTCGCCTACAACACTTCGCGCATGGTCGCGGTTCTGATCGGCCAGCGCGTGATCGGCACCAAGAACTTTCAAAAGTGA
- a CDS encoding CaiB/BaiF CoA-transferase family protein, whose translation MKPLDGIKVITLEHAIAAPFCTRQLADLGARVIKIERPGSGDFARAYDERVRGMASHFVWCNRSKESVTLDVKAAPAQDILDQLLAESDVLVQNLAPGAADRLGLSFDALHARYPKLIVCNISGYGSDGPYRDRKAYDLLIQSEAGFLSITGSPDSPAKAGCSIADIAAGMYAYTNILAALLQRGKTGLGRAIDVSMLESMVEWMSYPMYYAFEGATPPSRAGAAHATIYPYGPFPAGDGKTVMLGLQNEREWALFCEKVLRMPGIAVDPLFQSNSKRVAAREALRKIIVEVFSTLSSDEVIARLDDAQIANSRMNEMADVWAHAQLEARKRWVTVSSPVGDLPALLPPGVDAPDDVRMDPVPGLGEHTDAVLAELGYSQDSIRLLRAASIV comes from the coding sequence ATGAAGCCGCTCGATGGCATCAAGGTCATCACGCTGGAACATGCCATTGCCGCGCCGTTCTGCACGCGTCAACTCGCCGACCTGGGCGCTCGCGTCATCAAGATCGAACGTCCGGGCAGCGGAGATTTCGCGCGGGCGTACGACGAACGCGTACGCGGGATGGCGTCCCACTTCGTCTGGTGCAACCGGTCGAAGGAAAGTGTCACGCTCGACGTCAAGGCGGCCCCGGCGCAAGACATTCTCGACCAGTTGCTCGCTGAGTCCGACGTGCTGGTGCAGAACCTCGCACCTGGCGCCGCGGACCGCCTGGGTTTGTCGTTCGACGCGTTGCATGCGCGATACCCGAAGCTGATCGTCTGCAACATCTCGGGATACGGCTCTGACGGCCCTTACCGGGACCGGAAGGCGTACGACCTGCTGATCCAGAGCGAGGCGGGCTTCCTGTCGATCACCGGCAGCCCGGATTCGCCGGCCAAAGCCGGCTGCTCGATCGCCGACATCGCCGCGGGCATGTACGCCTACACCAACATTCTCGCGGCGCTGCTTCAGCGCGGCAAAACCGGCCTGGGCCGCGCGATCGACGTCTCCATGCTGGAGAGCATGGTCGAATGGATGTCGTACCCGATGTACTACGCCTTCGAAGGTGCGACGCCGCCGTCGCGCGCCGGCGCCGCGCATGCCACGATTTATCCCTATGGTCCCTTCCCCGCGGGCGACGGAAAGACTGTGATGCTGGGTTTGCAGAACGAACGGGAATGGGCGTTGTTCTGCGAAAAGGTCCTTCGAATGCCCGGGATTGCCGTCGATCCCCTCTTCCAGTCGAATTCGAAACGCGTCGCGGCGCGGGAAGCGTTACGGAAAATCATCGTCGAGGTTTTCTCGACACTGAGTTCCGACGAAGTGATCGCGCGACTCGACGACGCGCAGATCGCCAATTCACGCATGAACGAAATGGCCGACGTGTGGGCGCATGCACAACTGGAAGCGCGCAAGCGCTGGGTCACCGTTAGCTCACCGGTCGGCGATCTGCCCGCGCTGCTGCCGCCGGGTGTCGATGCACCGGACGACGTGCGCATGGACCCGGTACCCGGCCTCGGAGAACACACCGACGCCGTCCTCGCGGAACTCGGCTACAGCCAGGACTCGATACGCTTGCTTCGCGCCGCGTCCATCGTCTAA
- a CDS encoding electron transfer flavoprotein subunit beta/FixA family protein: MRIVVAVKRVVDYNVKIRVKSDGTGVDIANVKMSMNPFDEIAVEEAVRLKEAGVATEVIAVSAGVAQSQETLRTALAIGADRAILIESNEELQPLAVAKLLRAVVDREQPQLVILGKQAIDDDSNQTGQMLAALAGMPQATFASNMTVADGKATVSREVDGGAETLSLTLPAVVTTDLRLNEPRYVTLPNIMKAKKKPLETLKPEDLGVDVKPRLKTLKITEPAKRSAGVKVPDVKTLVEKLKTEAKIL, translated from the coding sequence GTGAGGATCGTGGTCGCGGTGAAAAGAGTGGTGGACTACAACGTGAAGATTCGCGTGAAGTCGGACGGCACGGGTGTCGATATCGCGAACGTGAAGATGTCGATGAATCCGTTCGACGAAATCGCGGTGGAAGAGGCCGTACGTCTGAAAGAGGCGGGCGTGGCGACGGAGGTGATCGCCGTATCGGCGGGTGTCGCGCAGTCGCAGGAAACGTTGCGCACGGCGCTGGCGATTGGCGCGGATCGCGCGATCCTGATCGAGTCGAACGAAGAGCTGCAGCCGCTGGCCGTGGCGAAGCTTCTGCGGGCAGTCGTCGACAGGGAGCAGCCGCAACTGGTGATTCTCGGCAAGCAGGCCATCGACGACGATTCGAACCAGACCGGGCAGATGCTCGCCGCGCTGGCAGGCATGCCGCAGGCCACGTTCGCGTCGAACATGACGGTGGCCGACGGCAAGGCGACGGTGTCGCGCGAAGTGGACGGCGGCGCGGAAACGCTGTCGCTGACGCTGCCCGCGGTGGTGACGACCGATCTGCGCCTGAACGAGCCGCGCTACGTGACGCTGCCGAACATCATGAAGGCGAAGAAGAAACCGCTGGAGACGCTGAAGCCCGAGGATCTCGGCGTGGATGTGAAGCCGCGCCTGAAGACGCTGAAAATCACCGAACCGGCCAAGCGTTCCGCCGGTGTGAAGGTGCCGGACGTGAAGACGCTGGTCGAGAAATTGAAGACCGAAGCGAAGATCCTGTGA